The following proteins come from a genomic window of Miscanthus floridulus cultivar M001 chromosome 2, ASM1932011v1, whole genome shotgun sequence:
- the LOC136515675 gene encoding receptor protein kinase-like protein ZAR1 encodes MSVLHSLGILLLLLTAPAVAAALSADGLSLLAFKSAVTDDPSSALSSWSDADADPCRWLGVTCVNTSSSDGLRVVGVAIAGKNLSGYIPSELGSLAFLRRLNLHGNRLTGTVPAALANATDLRSLFLYDNRLTGPFPAALCGIPKLQNLDLSRNALTGALPPELGRCKQLERLLLAENELSGNIPAAVSVWQEMVGLQMLDLSSNNLTGVIPKDLGKLSALAGTLNLSHNHLSGGVPLELGRLPATVTLDLRFNNLSGEIPQSGSLASQGPTAFLNNPGLCGFPLQVPCRAAPPSSSSSSPPPPLSSAAASNGGAGGARQPIKTSLIVLISVADAVAVALVGVIAVYVYWKVCDKDKGDDDEYDEEGRGLFPCPCCIRADACGDSSSEFSEHDGKCNGGGGTGGGTGEAGELVAIDKGFRMELDELLRSSAYVLGRGGKGIVYKVVVDNGTTPVAVRRLGGGAAAPERYREFAAEAGAIGRVRHPNVVRLRAYYWSADEKLVVTDFINNGNLATALRGRSGQPTLSWTLRLRIAKGSARGLAHLHECSPRRFVHGEVRPSNILLDANYNALVADFGLTRLLTIAGCTDVYSVAGSGGIMGGALPYARPAALMDRSSAYRAPEARALGGSQPPSQKSDVYSFGILLLELLTGKSPEHASPSVSSSSSSVPSLSGHNGQRELEQQASELVRWVRQGFEDVRPLSELADATFLRDAAARKEVVAAFHVALGCVEADPECRPRMKAVSESLDKIGA; translated from the exons ATGAGTGTGCTACACTCGCTCGGGATCCTACTCCTCCTGCTCACggcgccggcggtggcggcggcactgTCGGCGGACGGGCTTTCGTTGCTGGCCTTCAAGTCGGCGGTGACCGACGATCCGTCCTCGGCTCTTTCGTCGTGGTCCGACGCCGACGCGGACCCGTGCCGCTGGCTGGGCGTCACCTGCGTCAACACCTCGTCCAGCGACGGACTGCGCGTTGTCGGGGTGGCCATCGCCGGCAAGAACCTATCCGGCTACATCCCCTCCGAGCTTGGGTCGCTCGCGTTCCTACGCCGGCTCAACCTCCACGGGAACCGCCTGACGGGAACCGTCCCCGCCGCGCTCGCCAACGCCACCGACCTGCGCTCCCTCTTCCTCTACGATAACCGACTCACGGGGCCGTTCCCGGCCGCGCTGTGCGGGATACCAAAGCTGCAGAACCTCGACCTGTCGCGGAACGCCTTGACGGGCGCGCTGCCGCCGGAGCTTGGGCGCTGCAAGCAGCTGGAGCGGCTGCTTCTCGCcgagaatgagttatccggcaaCATACCGGCGGCTGTCTCTGTCTGGCAGGAGATGGTGGGCCTGCAGATGCTGGACCTATCGTCCAACAACCTCACCGGCGTGATACCGAAAGACCTCGGCAAGCTCTCCGCGCTCGCCGGCACGCTTAACCTCTCCCACAACCACCTCTCCGGCGGGGTGCCCCTCGAGCTCGGTCGCCTCCCGGCCACCGTCACGCTCGACCTCCGCTTCAACAACCTCTCAGGCGAGATCCCGCAGTCCGGCTCCCTCGCCAGCCAGGGCCCCACCGCGTTCCTCAACAACCCGGGGCTCTGCGGCTTCCCGCTGCAGGTCCCCTGCCGCGCCGCTcctccgtcgtcgtcgtcttcgtccCCACCGCCTCCGTTGTCCTCTGCCGCCGCTTCCAACGGCGGCGCGGGCGGTGCACGGCAGCCGATCAAGACCAGCCTCATCGTGCTCATCTCGGTGGCCGACGCGGTGGCCGTCGCGTTGGTCGGTGTCATCGCGGTCTACGTGTACTGGAAGGTCTGTGACAAAGAcaaaggcgacgacgacgagtaCGACGAGGAAGGGCGCGGCCTGTTCCCTTGCCCGTGCTGCATTCGCGCCGACGCGTGCGGCGACTCGTCCTCGGAGTTCTCCGAGCACGACGGAAAGTGCAACGGTGGcggaggaactggaggaggaacCGGGGAGGCCGGCGAACTGGTGGCGATCGACAAGGGGTTCAGGATGGAGCTGGACGAGCTGCTGAGGTCGTCGGCGTACGTGCTGGGCAGGGGCGGTAAGGGGATCGTGTACAAGGTGGTTGTGGACAATGGCACGAcgcccgtggccgtgcgccggcTCGGCGGTGGCGCCGCGGCGCCCGAGCGGTATCGGGAGTTCGCCGCGGAGGCAGGCGCCATCGGGCGCGTGCGCCACCCCAACGTCGTCAGGCTGCGCGCCTACTACTGGTCCGCCGACGAGAAGCTCGTGGTCACCGACTTCATCAACAACGGCAACCTCGCGACGGCGTTGCGCG GCCGGTCCGGACAGCCAACCCTATCATGGACCCTACGACTGCGGATCGCCAAGGGTTCGGCGCGTGGGCTTGCGCACCTTCACGAGTGCAGCCCACGCCGGTTTGTCCATGGCGAGGTCAGGCCCTCCAACATCCTGCTGGATGCCAACTACAACGCGCTTGTCGCCGACTTCGGCCTCACTCGCCTCCTCACCATCGCCGGCTGCACCGACGTTTACTCCGTGGCAGGGTCCGGCGGCATCATGGGCGGCGCGCTACCGTATGCTAGGCCCGCCGCTCTAATGGACAGGTCCAGCGCATATCGCGCCCCTGAGGCACGCGCGCTGGGGGGCTCACAACCGCCGAGCCAGAAGTCCGACGTGTACTCGTTCGGCATCCTGCTACTGGAGTTGCTCACGGGGAAGTCGCCAGAGCATGCCTCACCGTCCgtatcgtcctcgtcctcgtcggtgCCATCCCTGTCGGGTCACAATGGGCAGCGGGAGCTAGAGCAACAAGCTTCGGAGCTCGTGAGGTGGGTGCGGCAGGGGTTCGAGGACGTGCGGCCGCTATCGGAGTTGGCTGATGCCACCTTCCTGAGGGACGCCGCCGCACGGAAGGAGGTTGTCGCGGCGTTCCACGTCGCGCTAGGGTGCGTTGAGGCAGACCCGGAGTGCCGACCACGGATGAAGGCCGTGTCCGAGAGCCTTGACAAGATTGGGGCTTGA
- the LOC136515707 gene encoding phenylacetaldehyde reductase-like encodes MAGETVLVTGASGFIGSTLVRLLLGRGYNVHAGVLNPDDTAETEHLLALAAGAGEGRLRIFRGDLLDGAALMDAARGCSGVFHLASPCIVDAVSDPQKQLIVPAVEGTLNVLRAAKEAGSVRRVVVTSSSSAIMPSPGWPAGEIRDERCWTDIDYCEKNGVWYPVSKTLAEKAAWKFAEENGLDVVVINPMSVLGPIIPPTINSSMSVLLRLLQGCTEEYKDIWMGAVHVEDVALAHLLVFENPSASGRHICAESINHLSDFAAKLAELYPSYKVPKFPRDTQPGLVRAEAEVASKKLVALGLQFRPLEKIIRDAVESLKSRGYIS; translated from the exons ATGGCGGGGGAGACGGTGCTGGTCACCGGCGCCAGCGGCTTCATCGGCTCCACCCTCGTCCGCCTCCTCCTCGGCCGCGGCTACAACGTCCACGCCGGCGTCCTCAACCCCG ATGACACGGCGGAGACGGAGCACCTGCTCGCcctggccgccggcgccggcgagggcCGCCTCCGCATCTTCCGCGGCGACCTCCTCGACGGCGCCGCGCTGATGGACGCCGCGCGGGGCTGCTCGGGCGTCTTCCACCTCGCCTCGCCCTGCATCGTGGACGCCGTCAGCGACCCCCAG AAGCAACTGATAGTGCCGGCGGTGGAAGGGACGCTGAACGTGCTGCGCGCCGCCAAGGAGGCCGGGAGCGTGCGGCGGGTGGTGGTCACCTCGTCCAGCTCGGCCATCATGCCCAGCCCCGGGTGGCCCGCCGGCGAGATCCGCGACGAGCGCTGCTGGACCGACATCGACTACTGCGAGAAAAACGGG GTTTGGTACCCTGTTTCCAAGACGCTGGCAGAGAAGGCCGCGTGGAAGTTTGCAGAGGAAAACGGGCTGGATGTGGTTGTGATTAATCCAATGTCTGTCCTGGGCCCGATAATCCCACCAACCATCAATTCTAGCATGTCCGTGCTTCTACGCCTCCTTCAAG GTTGCACAGAGGAGTACAAGGACATCTGGATGGGGGCAGTCCATGTGGAAGACGTTGCCTTGGCCCATCTCCTGGTGTTCGAGAACCCATCAGCCTCCGGGAGGCACATCTGCGCCGAGTCCATCAATCACTTGAGCGACTTCGCGGCCAAACTTGCCGAGCTCTACCCCAGCTACAAAGTGCCCAA GTTCCCCAGGGATACCCAGCCTGGGCTGGTGAGAGCGGAAGCGGAGGTGGCGTCGAAGAAGCTCGTCGCGCTAGGGCTGCAGTTCAGGCCCCTGGAGAAGATCATCAGGGATGCCGTGGAGAGCCTCAAGAGCAGAGGCTACATTTCGTAG